A stretch of Eschrichtius robustus isolate mEscRob2 chromosome 6, mEscRob2.pri, whole genome shotgun sequence DNA encodes these proteins:
- the SON gene encoding protein SON isoform X2, whose protein sequence is MATNIEQIFRSFVVSKFREIQQELSSGRSEGQLNGETNTPVEGNQAGDAAASARSLPNEEIVQKIEEVLSGVLDTELRYKPDLKEASRKSRCVSVQTDPTDEIPTKKSKKHKKHKNKKKKKKKEKEKKYKRQPEESESKPKSHHDGNVDLESDSFLKFDSEPSEMALEHPVRVFGLSDTSESPALVLEPPVVSMEVLEPHTLEILKPATKTAELSVASTSVVSVQSEQSVAVMLEPSMTKILDSFAAAPVPTTTVVLQSSEPVVTMSVECQMKPVLKSLESTPPEPSKVMLLEPPVAKVLEPSETLVSSETPTEVHPEPSTSTTMDFPESSATEVLRLPEQPVEVPSEIADSSMTRPQELLELPKTTALELQESSVASAMELPGPPATSMLELQGPPVTPVLELPGPSATPVPELPGPLSTPVPELLGPPATAVPELPGPSVTSVPQLSQELPGLPAPSMGLEPPQEVPEPPVMAQELPGLPVVTAAVELPGQPVVTVAMELTEQPVTTTELEQPVGMTTVEHPGQPEVTTATGLLGQPEAAMVLELPGQPVATTALELPGQSSVTGVPELPGLPSATRALELSGQPVATGALELPGQLMAAGALEFSGQSGAAGALELLGQPLATGVLELPGQPGAPELPGQPVATVALEISVQSVVTTTELSTMTVSQSLEVPSTTALESYNTVAQELPTTLVGETSVTVGVDPLMAQESHMLASNTMETHMLASNTMDSQMLASNTMDSQMLASNTMDSQMLASSTMDSQMLATSSMDSQMLATSSMDSQMLATSSMDSQMLATSSMDSQMLATSSMDSQMLATSSMDSQMLATSSMDSQMLATSSMDSQMLATSTMDSQMLATSSMDSQMLASGTMDSQMLASGTMDAQMLASGTMDAQMLASSTQDSAMLGSKSPDPYRLAQDPYRLAQDPYRLGHDPYRLGHDAYRLGQDPYRLGHDPYRLTPDPYRMSARPYRIAPRSYRIAPRPYRLAPRPLMLASRRSMMMSYAAERSMMSSYERSMMSYERSMMSPMAERSMMSAYERSMMSAYERSMMSPMAERSMMSAYERSMMSAYERSMMSPMADRSMMSMGADRSMMSSYSAADRSMMSSYSAADRSMMSSYTADRSMMSMAADSYTDSYTDTYTEAYMVPPLPPEEPPTMPPLPPEEPPMTPPLPPEEPPEGPALPTEQSALTAENTWPTEVPALPPEESVSLPEPPVSQSEISEPSAVLANYSASASEPSMLASEAAMTVPEPPLEPESLVTSTPVESAAVAEEHEIVPERPVTYMVSETPTTSGELTVLTSEPSVMSEAAETFDSMRASGHVASEVSMSLLEAAVPIPEPSQSTVDLPAMAVSELPAVAVLEQPAGTVSEPPAMAVPEPQAEAVPDPVAVAVQDPPAEAVPEPLAFSEPEHVTVPVPVVSALEPSVPVLEPAVSVLQPNVIVSEPSICVQESTVTISEPPVTVSEPTQVIPTEMVLESTPIILESNVIKGMNLLSGDQNLAPEIGMQEIPMHSDEEPYAEGHLKNDSYETENDMNIDLNINNHLIAKEMEHNTVSAASTGAVGETGEEKILPTNETKQCTVLDICPSVSETDVGGTLSSTGPLALEPDAVGTGKGLEFATASALSSVSKYDFEVSLTTQDTEHDMVISTSPSGGSEADIEGPLPAKDIHPDIPSTNNFVSKDAEGSLPIQESDQTLAVALSPKESSGEDKEVPLPTKEILSDSGFSANIDDINEADLVRPLLPKDMERLTSLRAGIEGPLLASEVERDKSAASPVVISIPERASESSSEEKDDYEIFVKVKDTHEKSKKNKNRDKGEKEKKRDSSLRSRSKRSKSSEHKSRKRTSESRSRARKRSSKSKSHRSQTRSRSRSRRRRRSSRSRSKSRGRRSVSKEKRKRSPKHRSKSRERKRKRSSSRDNRKTGRARSRTPSRRSRSHTPSRRRRSRSGGRRSFSISPSRRSRTPSRRSRTPSRRSRTPSRRSRTPSRRSRTPSRRSRTPSRRRRSRSVVRRRSFSISPVRLRRSRTPLRRRFSRSPIRRKRSRSSERGRSPKRLTDLNKAQLLEIAKANAAAMCAKAGVPLPPNLKPAPPPSIEEKVAKKSGGATIEELTEKCKQIAQSKEDDDVIVNKPHVSDEEEEEPPFYHHPFKLSEPKPIFFNLNIAAAKPTPPKSQVTLTKEFPVSSGSQHRKKEADSVYGEWVPVEKNGEENKEDDNVFSSSLPSEPVDISTAMSERALAQKRLSENAFDLEAMSMLNRAQERIDAWAQLNSIPGQFTGSTGVQVLTQEQLANTGAQAWIKKDQFLRAAPVTGGMGAVLMRKMGWKEGEGLGKNKEGNKEPILVDFKTDRKGLVAVGERAQKRSGNFSAAMKDLSGKHPVSALMEICNKRRWQPPEFLLVHDSGPDHRKHFLFRVLRNGSPYQPNCMFFLNRY, encoded by the exons ATGGCGACCAACATCGAGCAGATTTTTAGGTCTTTCGTGGTCAGTAAATTCCGGGAAATTCAACAGGAGCTTTCAAG TGGAAGGAGTGAAGGCCAGCTCAATGGTGAAACAAATACACCTGTTGAAGGAAACCAGGcaggtgatgcagctgcttctgcCAGGAGCCTACCAAATGAAGAAATAGTTCAGAAGATAGAGGAAGTACTTTCTGGGGTCTTAGATACGGAACTACGATATAAGCCAG ACTTGAAGGAGGCTTCCAGAAAAAGTAGATGTGTGTCTGTACAAACAGATCCTACTGATGAAATACCTACCAAAAAGTCGAAGAaacataaaaagcacaaaaataaaaagaagaaaaagaagaaagaaaaggaaaaaaagtataaaagacaGCCAGAAGAATCTGAATCAAAGCCGAAATCACATCATGATGGGAACGTAGATTTAGAATCAGATTCCTTTTTGAAGTTTGATTCTGAACCTTCAGAAATGGCACTGGAGCATCCTGTAAGAGTGTTCGGCCTATCTGACACCAGTGAGTCTCCTGCACTTGTGCTAGAACCTCCTGTAGTATCAATGGAGGTATTAGAGCCACACACCTTAGAAATTCTGAAGCCAGCTACAAAAACTGCAGAACTGTCAGTTGCATCTACATCAGTAGTTTCAGTGCAGTCAGAGCAGTCTGTAGCAGTAATGCTGGAACCATCCATGACAAAGATTCTGGATTCCTTTGCAGCAGCACCAGTGCCTACTACAACAGTAGTGCTACAGTCATCTGAGCCGGTTGTAACAATGTCAGTGGAGTGTCAGATGAAGCCTGTGCTGAAATCATTGGAGAGCACACCTCCAGAGCCATCAAAGGTCATGTTGTTAGAGCCACCAGTAGCAAAAGTGCTAGAGCCATCAGAAACCCTTGTGTCATCAGAGACACCTACTGAGGTGCACCCTGAGCCAAGCACATCGACAACAATGGATTTTCCAGAGTCATCGGCAACTGAAGTGCTAAGATTGCCAGAGCAGCCTGTAGAAGTACCATCGGAGATTGCAGATTCATCCATGACAAGACCGCAGGAGCTGCTGGAGCTGCCCAAGACCACAGCGTTGGAGCTGCAGGAGTCGTCGGTGGCCTCAGCGATGGAGTTGCCGGGGCCACCTGCGACCTCCATGCTGGAGTTGCAGGGGCCCCCTGTGACTCCAGTGCTGGAGTTACCTGGGCCCTCTGCTACCCCGGTGCCAGAGTTGCCAGGGCCCCTTTCTACCCCAGTGCCTGAGTTGCTAGGGCCCCCTGCGACAGCAGTGCCTGAGTTGCCGGGGCCCTCTGTGACGTCAGTGCCACAGTTGTCGCAGGAATTGCCAGGGCTTCCAGCACCATCCATGGGGTTGGAGCCACCACAGGAGGTACCAGAGCCACCTGTGATGGCACAGGAGTTGCCAGGGCTGCCTGTGGTGACAGCAGCAGTAGAGCTGCCAGGGCAGCCTGTGGTTACAGTAGCAATGGAGTTGACCGAACAACCTGTGACGACGACAGAGTTGGAGCAGCCTGTGGGGATGACAACGGTGGAACATCCTGGGCAGCCTGAGGTGACGACGGCAACAGGGTTGCTGGGGCAGCCTGAGGCAGCAATGGTGCTGGAGTTGCCAGGACAGCCAGTGGCAACGACAGCGCTGGAGTTGCCAGGGCAGTCTTCGGTGACTGGGGTGCCTGAGTTGCCAGGGCTGCCTTCGGCAACTAGGGCACTGGAGTTGTCGGGGCAGCCTGTGGCAACTGGGGCACTGGAGTTGCCTGGGCAGCTCATGGCAGCTGGGGCACTGGAGTTCTCGGGGCAGTCTGGGGCAGCTGGAGCACTGGAGCTTTTGGGGCAGCCTTTGGCAACAGGGGTGCTGGAGTTGCCAGGGCAGCCTGGGGCGCCAGAGTTGCCTGGGCAGCCTGTGGCAACTGTGGCGCTGGAGATCTCTGTTCAGTCTGTGGTGACAACAACGGAGCTGTCAACGATGACCGTGTCGCAGTCCCTGGAGGTGCCCTCGACGACAGCGCTGGAGTCCTATAATACGGTAGCACAGGAGCTGCCTACTACATTAGTGGGGGAGACTTCTGTAACAGTAGGAGTGGATCCCTTGATGGCCCAAGAATCCCATATGTTAGCTTCTAACACCATGGAGACCCATATGTTAGCATCCAACACCATGGACTCCCAAATGCTAGCATCCAACACCATGGACTCCCAGATGCTAGCGTCCAACACCATGGACTCCCAGATGTTAGCCTCTAGCACCATGGACTCCCAGATGTTAGCAACCAGCTCCATGGACTCCCAGATGTTAGCAACCAGCTCCATGGACTCCCAGATGTTAGCAACCAGCTCCATGGACTCCCAGATGTTAGCAACCAGCTCCATGGACTCCCAGATGTTAGCAACCAGCTCCATGGACTCCCAGATGTTAGCAACCAGCTCCATGGACTCCCAGATGTTAGCAACCAGCTCCATGGACTCCCAGATGTTAGCAACCAGCTCCATGGACTCCCAGATGTTAGCAACCAGCACCATGGACTCCCAGATGTTAGCCACTAGCTCTATGGATTCCCAGATGTTAGCATCTGGCACTATGGACTCTCAGATGTTAGCTTCCGGCACCATGGATGCTCAGATGTTAGCGTCTGGTACCATGGATGCTCAGATGTTAGCATCTAGTACCCAAGATTCTGCTATGTTGGGTTCAAAAtctcctgatccctacaggttaGCTCAGGATCCTTACAGGTTAGCTCAAGATCCCTATAGGTTAGGTCATGACCCTTATAGGCTAGGTCATGATGCCTACAGGTTAGGGCAAGACCCCTATAGATTAGGCCATGATCCCTACAGACTAACTCCTGATCCCTATAGGATGTCAGCTAGACCCTATAGGATAGCACCCAGGTCCTATAGAATAGCTCCCAGGCCATATAGGTTAGCACCTAGACCCCTGATGTTAGCATCTAGACGTTCTATGATGATGTCCTATGCTGCAGAACGTTCCATGATGTCATCTTACGAACGCTCTATGATGTCTTACGAGCGGTCTATGATGTCCCCTATGGCTGAACGCTCTATGATGTCAGCCTATGAGCGCTCTATGATGTCAGCTTATGAGCGCTCTATGATGTCCCCTATGGCTGAGCGCTCTATGATGTCAGCTTATGAACGCTCTATGATGTCAGCTTACGAGCGCTCCATGATGTCCCCGATGGCTGACCGATCTATGATGTCCATGGGTGCTGACCGGTCTATGATGTCGTCATACTCTGCTGCTGACCGGTCTATGATGTCATCGTACTCTGCAGCTGATCGATCTATGATGTCATCTTATACTGCTGATCGTTCAATGATGTCTATGGCAGCTGATTCTTACACCGATTCTTATACTGATACATATACGGAGGCATATATGGTGCCACCTTTGCCTCCTGAAGAGCCTCCAACAATGCCACCATTGCCACCTGAAGAGCCACCAATGACACCGCCATTGCCTCCTGAGGAACCACCAGAGGGTCCAGCATTACCCACTGAGCAGTCAGCATTAACAGCTGAAAATACTTGGCCTACTGAGGTGCCAGCATTACCTCCTGAAGAGTCTGTGTCGCTGCCTGAACCTCCTGTGAGTCAAAGTGAGATTTCAGAGCCTTCGGCAGTGCTTGCTAATTATTCAGCATCAGCATCAGAGCCTTCAATGTTAGCATCAGAGGCTGCCATGACTGTTCCAGAACCACCACTGGAGCCAGAGTCTTTGGTCACGTCAACACCTGTAGAGTCTGCTGCCGTAGCAGAAGAGCATGAAATTGTTCCAGAAAGACCAGTGACTTACATGGTGTCCGAAACTCCCACAACATCAGGTGAACTGACTGTGTTAACATCAGAGCCTTCTGTTATGTCAGAGGCAGCAGAAACTTTTGATTCCATGAGGGCTTCAGGACATGTTGCCTCAGAGGTATCTATGTCCCTGCTGGAGGCAGCAGTACCTATTCCAGAGCCATCACAGAGCACTGTAGATCTGCCAGCCATGGCTGTCTCAGAGCTACCAGCTGTGGCTGTCCTGGAGCAACCAGCTGGAACTGTTTCAGAGCCACCAGCCATGGCTGTTCCAGAGCCACAGGCTGAGGCTGTGCCAGACCCAGTGGCTGTGGCTGTCCAGGACCCACCGGCTGAGGCTGTCCCAGAGCCCCTGGCCTTTTCTGAGCCAGAGCATGTTACCGTTCCTGTGCCAGTTGTTTCTGCCCTGGAGCCTAGTGTGCCTGTCCTGGAACCAGCGGTGTCAGTCCTTCAACCTAACGTGATTGTTTCAGAACCATCTATTTGTGTCCAAGAATCCACTGTGACAATTTCAGAGCCTCCTGTCACTGTCTCAGAGCCGACTCAAGTAATACCAACTGAGATGGTTTTAGAGTCTACACCAATAATACTGGAGTCTAATGTTATAAAAGGAATGAATTTACTATCTGGCGATCAAAATCTTGCTCCAGAGATTGGCATGCAGGAGATTCCCATGCATTCAGACGAAGAGCCATATGCTGAAGGACACCTGAAGAATGACTCTTATGAAACTGAAAATGATATGAATATAGACCTCAATATAAATAATCACTTAATTGCTAAAGAGATGGAACATAACACAGTGTCTGCTGCCAGCACTGGTGCTGTTGGTGAAACTGGTGAAGAGAAAATTTTACCCACCAATGAGACTAAACAATGCACAGTATTGGATATCTGCCCTAGTGTTAGTGAAACTGATGTAGGAGGGACTCTGTCTTCTACTGGTCCCCTTGCTCTTGAACCTGATGCAGTGGGAACTGGTAAGGGTCTTGAATTTGCCACAGCATCTGCTCTCAGTTCAGTTAGTAAATATGATTTTGAAGTATCGTTAACTACTCAAGATACTGAACATGACATGGTAATTTCCACCAGCCCCAGTGGTGGTAGTGAAGCTGACATAGAGGGACCTTTACCTGCTAAAGACATCCATCCTGATATACCATCTACTAATAACTTTGTCAGTAAGGATGCAGAAGGATCATTACCTATACAGGAGAGTGACCAGACATTAGCAGTGGCTCTCAGTCCTAAAGAAAGTAGTGGAGAAGATAAAGAAGTACCTCTCCCTACTAAAGAGATACTGTCTGATTCAGGATTTTCTGCCAACATTGATGATATTAATGAAGCTGATTTAGTGAGACCATTACTTCCTAAGGACATGGAACGTCTTACAAGCCTTAGAGCTGGTATTGAAGGACCTTTACTTGCAAGTGAAGTTGAACGGGATAAATCTGCTGCCAGTCCAGTTGTAATTAGTATACCAGAAAGAGCTTCAGAGTCGTCTTCAGAGGAAAAAGATGATTATGAAATTTTTGTAAAAGTTAAGGACACAcatgaaaaaagcaagaaaaataagaacCGTGACAAaggtgagaaagagaagaaaagggactCTTCGTTAAGATCTCGAAGTAAGCGTTCCAAGTCTTCTGAACACAAATCGCGAAAGCGCACCAGTGAGTCTCGTTCTAGGGCAAGGAAGAGATCATCTAAGTCCAAGTCTCATCGCTCTCAAACACGTTCACGGTCACGATCAAGACGCAGAAGGAGGAGCAGCAGGTCAAGATCAAAGTCTAGAGGAAGGCGATCTGTATCAAAAGAGAAGCGCAAAAGATCCCCAAAGCACAGATCCAAGtccagggaaagaaaaagaaaaagatcaagcTCCAGGGATAACCGGAAAACAGGTAGAGCTCGGAGTCGCACCCCAAGCCGTCGGAGCCGGAGTCACACTCCGAGTCGTCGAAGAAGATCTAGATCTGGGGGAAGAAGGAGCTTTAGCATCTCCCCGAGCCGAAGAAGCCGCACCCCCAGCCGAAGGAGTCGCACCCCGAGCCGACGGAGTCGCACCCCGAGCCGACGGAGCCGCACCCCGAGCCGTCGGAGCCGCACCCCGAGCCGTCGGAGCCGCACCCCGAGCCGTCGGAGAAGATCAAGATCTGTGGTAAGAAGACGAAGCTTCAGTATATCACCAGTCAGATTAAGGCGATCACGAACACCCTTGAGAAGAAGGTTTAGCAGGTCTCCCATCCGCCGTAAACGATCCAGGTCTTCTGAAAGAGGCAGATCACCTAAACGTCTGACGGATTTGA ATAAGGCTCAGTTACTTGAAATAGCCAAAGCTAATGCAGCTGCCATGTGTGCTAAGGCTGGTGTTCCTTTACCGCCAAACCTAAAGCCTGCACCTCCACCTTCAATAGAAGAGAAAGTTGCTAAAAAATCAGGAGGAGCTACTATAGAAGAACTAACTGAG aaatGCAAACAGATTGCACAGAGTAAAGAAGATGATGATGTAATAGTGAATAAACCTCATGTTTcggatgaagaggaagaagaacctCCTTTTTATCATCATCCTTTTAAACTCAGTGAACCCAAACCCATTTTTTTCAATCTGAAT attgctGCAGCAAAGCCAACTCCACCAAAAAGCCAGGTAACATTAACAAAAGAATTCCCTGTGTCATCTGGATCTCAACATCggaaaaaagaagcagatagTGTTTATGGAGAATGGGTTCCTGTAGAGAAAAAtggtgaagaaaacaaagaggatgaTAATGTTTTCAGCAGCAGTTTGCCCTCTGAG